One stretch of Labrenzia sp. CE80 DNA includes these proteins:
- a CDS encoding GntR family transcriptional regulator yields the protein MNRSEQICAALRTAILERALLPGMKLPEDALGERFGASRTIVRQALERLAAEGLVELRRNRGAVVATPSLEEARDLFDLRCQIEDLVVSRLIANFGPKHLEALESHLAKEIQAESGPEPVSIRLATEFHILMAQLTESPVLIRYVEDVGYRCGLTLALYSRPHSTDCGIHEHREIIEALKKGDQMRARDLMRHHLGAVADRALLKDETVGQGTIYLDALEPYAKAVRESG from the coding sequence ATGAACCGATCCGAACAGATTTGTGCGGCCCTGCGGACCGCAATCCTTGAGCGTGCGCTTCTACCGGGCATGAAGCTGCCAGAGGATGCCTTGGGTGAGCGTTTCGGAGCGAGCCGAACCATCGTGCGTCAGGCTCTGGAACGGCTGGCGGCCGAGGGCCTTGTAGAACTCCGGCGCAATCGTGGGGCGGTGGTGGCAACGCCCAGCCTTGAAGAAGCAAGGGATCTCTTCGATCTGCGATGCCAGATAGAGGATCTGGTGGTGTCGCGGTTGATCGCGAATTTTGGACCAAAGCATCTTGAAGCTCTTGAGAGCCATCTGGCGAAGGAAATCCAGGCGGAAAGCGGCCCCGAACCCGTTTCGATCCGGCTGGCGACAGAATTTCATATTCTCATGGCGCAGCTCACCGAAAGCCCGGTTCTGATCCGGTATGTCGAGGATGTCGGCTATCGCTGCGGTCTGACACTGGCGCTTTATTCCAGGCCGCACTCGACAGACTGCGGCATTCATGAACATCGCGAGATCATCGAGGCCTTGAAAAAGGGCGACCAGATGCGCGCACGCGACCTGATGCGCCATCATCTTGGTGCAGTGGCCGACAGAGCCCTGCTCAAGGATGAGACCGTGGGGCAGGGCACGATCTACCTGGATGCACTTGAACCCTACGCCAAGGCGGTTCGCGAAAGCGGCTAG
- a CDS encoding nuclear transport factor 2 family protein: protein MNAPSDSAPLPVEAQIVRDYLDASMKPDPELAATFVADDVDITFTGGRKFTHPSGPTGFNAMRYSWVKKKMDRFDVASGREGTVVYSVGTLYGEWPDGTPFEGNRYIDRFEVRNGKIVKMDVWNDSAERILIRMNIEA, encoded by the coding sequence ATGAACGCCCCTTCTGATTCAGCTCCTCTGCCCGTAGAAGCGCAGATCGTCCGTGATTACCTCGACGCCTCCATGAAGCCGGACCCTGAGCTGGCGGCGACCTTCGTGGCCGATGATGTGGACATTACATTTACGGGCGGGCGCAAATTCACTCATCCGTCGGGCCCAACGGGCTTCAACGCAATGCGCTATAGCTGGGTGAAAAAGAAGATGGACCGCTTCGATGTTGCCAGTGGACGGGAAGGCACGGTGGTCTACTCCGTCGGCACGCTCTATGGCGAATGGCCTGACGGCACGCCTTTTGAAGGCAACCGGTACATTGACCGGTTTGAGGTTCGAAACGGAAAGATCGTGAAGATGGACGTGTGGAATGACAGTGCTGAACGCATTCTCATTCGCATGAACATCGAGGCCTGA
- a CDS encoding ABC transporter substrate-binding protein — protein sequence MQTSRFLSQITRRALMSGVVGLAVATSLPALAADTVKIGLVAALSGQSAKSGQAITRGLTIAIDEINAKGGVLGKPIELVSRDDESNPGKGLVAARELVQREGVAALIGGLDTPVSFAIVPFANQAKVPFVGPWAAGTGITKNGAEENYIFRVSAVDEYVDEAITEYLVANHAVKKPGMILINNPWGESNEKGLTKALEKRGMETAGIEKFESNDVDVVPQLTRLKENGADSLFVVANVAPTAQVIKSLDRMGWDVPLASHWGPSGGRFTELAGKSGEKLHFIQTYLFVEGDAKGEAMFAKLQEAYPEIKTMADVTPATGIANAYDAMLLLAAAIEKAGSTDGPAIRQAMYEIENIEGLIKTYTDPFSPEDQDAIGPEDYLFAHFVEGQIIPVK from the coding sequence ATGCAAACTTCCCGCTTTCTTTCCCAAATAACTCGCCGTGCCCTGATGTCAGGCGTCGTCGGCCTGGCAGTTGCCACGAGTCTGCCGGCGCTTGCCGCCGACACCGTGAAGATCGGTCTTGTTGCCGCGCTCAGCGGTCAGTCCGCTAAGTCGGGCCAGGCGATCACCCGTGGTCTCACCATCGCGATTGATGAAATCAATGCGAAGGGTGGCGTTCTGGGCAAGCCGATCGAACTCGTCAGCCGCGATGATGAAAGCAATCCCGGCAAAGGCCTGGTTGCTGCACGCGAGCTGGTGCAGCGCGAAGGTGTTGCCGCATTGATTGGAGGTCTGGATACGCCGGTTTCCTTCGCGATTGTTCCTTTCGCCAACCAGGCGAAGGTGCCATTTGTCGGGCCTTGGGCCGCCGGCACCGGGATCACCAAGAACGGCGCAGAAGAAAACTACATTTTCCGCGTGTCTGCTGTTGATGAATATGTCGATGAGGCGATCACGGAATATCTCGTGGCCAATCACGCTGTGAAAAAGCCGGGCATGATCCTCATCAACAACCCTTGGGGAGAGTCCAACGAAAAGGGTCTGACCAAGGCGCTCGAAAAGCGTGGCATGGAGACAGCCGGGATTGAGAAGTTCGAGTCCAATGATGTCGACGTGGTTCCTCAGCTCACGCGTCTGAAGGAAAACGGAGCGGATTCTCTCTTTGTGGTCGCAAACGTTGCGCCAACGGCACAGGTGATCAAGTCGCTTGATCGTATGGGCTGGGATGTGCCGCTGGCGTCCCATTGGGGACCTTCCGGTGGTCGCTTCACCGAACTGGCAGGAAAGAGCGGCGAGAAGCTGCATTTCATCCAGACTTACCTGTTCGTCGAAGGTGATGCGAAGGGGGAAGCCATGTTTGCCAAGCTGCAAGAGGCTTATCCGGAAATCAAAACCATGGCCGATGTGACACCGGCCACAGGTATCGCCAATGCCTATGACGCAATGCTGCTGCTCGCTGCGGCCATTGAAAAGGCAGGCTCGACCGATGGTCCGGCCATTCGTCAGGCCATGTACGAGATCGAAAACATCGAAGGTCTGATCAAGACCTACACCGATCCGTTCTCGCCTGAAGACCAGGATGCAATCGGTCCTGAAGATTATCTCTTCGCCCATTTCGTTGAAGGTCAGATCATTCCGGTCAAGTGA
- a CDS encoding branched-chain amino acid ABC transporter permease, which yields MTLLIAALVTGIGLGSMYGLIALGFQITYSVSQTVNFAQGSVVMLGAVLGYVFIERLGLNWLIAYPLAILFCGGFGMIVEVLLVRPFVARNSEAWLMATVAGGIFLDNAVLFTFGNEPRTLASTLTQSTWQFAGTGIYPQQILVPIAAVGVALALHFLFRKTLQGRALLAVVQNVQAARLMGINTTAMVSGSFGLSAMLAGGAGLLIAPLLSVHSDMGTLFGLKAFAVAILGGMTSASGVMLAGFIFGLVEALVTSYLGSSSTYIVVFALVILALIWKPDGLFGRPAVKKV from the coding sequence ATGACCTTATTGATTGCCGCCCTGGTGACGGGGATCGGACTTGGAAGCATGTATGGCTTGATCGCCCTTGGCTTTCAGATCACCTACTCGGTTTCGCAGACAGTGAATTTTGCCCAGGGTAGCGTCGTCATGCTCGGCGCCGTCCTTGGATATGTTTTCATCGAGCGGCTCGGGTTGAACTGGTTGATCGCCTATCCGCTGGCGATCCTGTTTTGCGGTGGCTTTGGCATGATCGTCGAGGTCCTGCTCGTGCGCCCGTTCGTTGCGCGGAACTCAGAAGCCTGGTTGATGGCGACAGTGGCCGGCGGCATCTTTCTTGATAACGCGGTGCTCTTCACCTTCGGCAACGAACCGCGAACGCTCGCCTCTACCCTGACCCAGTCGACCTGGCAGTTTGCGGGAACGGGCATCTATCCGCAGCAGATTCTGGTGCCAATTGCCGCGGTCGGCGTTGCACTGGCCCTGCATTTCCTGTTTCGCAAGACCCTGCAAGGGCGTGCTCTGCTGGCGGTTGTTCAAAACGTTCAGGCCGCACGATTGATGGGCATCAACACGACGGCCATGGTGTCCGGCTCCTTTGGTCTTTCCGCGATGCTTGCCGGCGGGGCAGGACTGCTGATTGCGCCCTTGCTCTCGGTTCACTCCGACATGGGGACGCTGTTTGGCCTGAAAGCCTTCGCCGTTGCCATTTTGGGAGGCATGACGTCCGCATCCGGGGTAATGCTCGCTGGGTTTATCTTCGGGCTGGTAGAGGCGCTTGTGACCTCCTATCTCGGCTCATCTTCCACCTACATCGTTGTCTTTGCGCTCGTCATTCTAGCGCTCATCTGGAAACCGGACGGCTTGTTCGGACGACCAGCGGTCAAGAAGGTCTGA
- a CDS encoding ATP-binding cassette domain-containing protein yields MQHLITRTGLDLFILALTIGGLVLTLVSGGYIQFVMGLVALTTVLCVGLNVLYGLTGLVSLGQVGFFAIGAYATGVLLLNDVSFWIALPAAAVAAGISGCLLAIPAVRMAGPFLAMVTIAFAFIVEHGAVEWRSVTGGQNGLMGFQMPMIGEYTLSETDLVLFSICLAGLSLYLYRRLADSGWGMAMTGMRDAETAASSLGYKPFVVKSTAFAIAAAMAGVAGGLFTPLMMFIAPSNFPFSQSILFLFAVLIGGAGSVLGPLAGALVTVLLPEFLSGLAEYRLLFFGGLLVGVLLIAPRGLVGSIAAFLPRPSRAIEPRPAMEIEELLAGYPKPDKLEIQGLGISFGGVRAVDDVSLSLPSGAVTSIIGPNGAGKTTILNMISGFYKPTDGDITLSGKSLAGLPAFEAARSGIARTYQTTKLFENMSVVANVISGLSRGRLGQPLARVESPVNLELAAGLLRYCGYLGDLDKRAGDLPHVDRRLVEIARALAMKPGVLLLDEPAAGLMRADKDQLAVILRKIADLGLAVVLVEHDMELVMGISDRIQAVDAGKPIAFGTPSEIQENEVVIAAYLGDGSAPVLPRKDLLETVETPVLSTLKLTAGYGAAPVLKEVTLKVRPGEMVALLGANGAGKSTFLSAVSGLHRPVDGSIILKDEPVHALAPHDLVARGLVLVPEGRQVFPELTVLENIELGAYKRQRDMSGDEVEALLERFPRLKDRLHSRAGLLSGGEQQMMAIARGLMACPSVLLLDEPSLGLAPAMINELYAILGELRDEGTTILLVDQMASLALSVADYGYVLEQGRIVMEGPANELISDERLTAAYLGGGEDVSMQEAAR; encoded by the coding sequence ATGCAACATCTCATTACCCGGACGGGGTTGGACCTTTTCATTCTCGCGCTGACAATCGGCGGACTTGTGCTCACGCTTGTCAGTGGCGGCTACATTCAATTCGTCATGGGCCTGGTGGCGCTGACGACTGTACTGTGCGTTGGGCTGAACGTGCTCTACGGCCTGACCGGGCTGGTGTCGCTCGGACAGGTCGGCTTCTTCGCCATCGGTGCCTATGCCACCGGTGTTCTGCTCCTCAATGATGTCAGCTTCTGGATTGCCTTGCCAGCAGCGGCCGTGGCCGCCGGTATTTCCGGATGTCTCCTTGCGATCCCGGCGGTTCGCATGGCCGGGCCATTTCTGGCGATGGTGACGATCGCCTTTGCGTTCATCGTCGAACATGGTGCCGTGGAGTGGCGCTCTGTGACGGGCGGCCAGAACGGTTTGATGGGCTTCCAGATGCCCATGATTGGCGAATATACGCTTTCAGAAACGGATCTCGTGCTCTTCAGCATCTGCCTCGCAGGTCTTTCGCTCTATCTGTATCGCCGTCTGGCCGATAGTGGCTGGGGCATGGCGATGACCGGCATGCGCGATGCTGAAACAGCCGCCTCGTCGCTCGGCTACAAACCGTTTGTCGTGAAATCGACTGCATTCGCCATCGCCGCGGCCATGGCAGGTGTCGCGGGCGGCTTGTTCACCCCGCTGATGATGTTCATTGCTCCGAGCAACTTCCCCTTTTCGCAATCAATCCTGTTTCTCTTCGCCGTCCTGATTGGTGGGGCCGGTAGTGTCCTCGGACCCTTGGCTGGCGCGCTCGTCACGGTTCTGCTGCCCGAATTTCTATCCGGACTGGCCGAGTACCGTCTTTTGTTTTTCGGCGGATTGCTTGTGGGCGTTCTTCTGATTGCACCTCGCGGGCTTGTTGGGTCGATTGCCGCCTTTCTGCCACGGCCTTCGCGCGCGATAGAACCCCGCCCAGCGATGGAAATCGAAGAACTGCTGGCGGGGTATCCTAAGCCGGACAAGCTTGAGATCCAGGGGCTCGGCATTTCATTTGGCGGCGTGCGCGCGGTGGATGACGTCAGTCTGTCGCTGCCATCTGGTGCAGTGACGTCCATCATTGGGCCGAATGGCGCGGGCAAGACAACAATCCTCAACATGATCAGTGGCTTCTACAAGCCGACGGACGGGGACATCACCTTGTCCGGCAAATCACTTGCCGGGTTGCCAGCCTTTGAGGCGGCACGCAGCGGGATCGCACGCACCTATCAGACAACAAAACTGTTCGAGAACATGAGCGTCGTTGCCAATGTGATCTCCGGACTCTCCAGAGGACGGCTTGGTCAGCCCCTGGCGCGTGTCGAGTCCCCGGTAAATCTTGAGCTCGCGGCCGGACTCTTGCGGTATTGCGGCTATCTGGGAGATCTGGACAAGCGCGCGGGCGATCTTCCACACGTTGACCGCCGTCTGGTGGAGATTGCACGTGCGCTTGCCATGAAGCCGGGAGTTCTGTTGCTGGACGAACCGGCAGCCGGGTTGATGCGTGCGGACAAGGATCAGCTCGCTGTCATCCTTCGCAAGATTGCGGACCTTGGGCTGGCGGTCGTGTTGGTCGAGCATGACATGGAGCTGGTGATGGGCATTTCAGACCGGATCCAGGCCGTTGACGCGGGCAAGCCGATTGCGTTCGGCACGCCTTCCGAAATCCAGGAGAACGAGGTCGTCATAGCCGCCTATCTGGGCGATGGATCTGCGCCGGTGCTGCCGCGCAAAGATCTTCTCGAAACAGTGGAAACGCCTGTTCTTTCGACCTTGAAACTGACCGCTGGCTATGGGGCTGCACCAGTCCTCAAGGAGGTGACACTCAAGGTCCGGCCGGGAGAAATGGTGGCTCTTCTTGGCGCCAACGGGGCAGGCAAATCCACCTTCCTGTCTGCAGTGTCGGGCCTTCACCGCCCGGTAGACGGGAGCATCATCCTGAAGGACGAGCCCGTTCATGCGCTTGCTCCACATGACCTGGTTGCCCGTGGTCTTGTTCTGGTTCCCGAAGGACGTCAGGTGTTTCCGGAACTGACGGTCCTCGAGAACATCGAACTCGGCGCCTACAAACGGCAGCGGGATATGTCTGGCGATGAAGTCGAGGCTTTGCTCGAGCGGTTTCCGCGGCTGAAGGATCGGCTGCACAGTCGGGCAGGGCTTCTTTCAGGCGGCGAGCAGCAGATGATGGCCATTGCCCGTGGTCTGATGGCATGCCCGAGTGTGCTTTTACTGGATGAGCCATCGCTTGGTCTTGCACCTGCAATGATCAATGAACTCTACGCGATCCTTGGGGAATTGCGCGATGAGGGAACCACCATCCTGCTGGTCGATCAGATGGCCTCGCTCGCGCTGTCGGTGGCTGACTATGGATATGTTCTCGAGCAGGGTCGTATCGTCATGGAAGGCCCCGCAAACGAACTGATCTCCGATGAAAGACTGACGGCAGCCTATCTGGGTGGCGGCGAGGATGTTTCCATGCAGGAGGCGGCGCGATGA
- a CDS encoding amidohydrolase family protein, with amino-acid sequence MSDLIIRNVRIPETEGLVDLLIVGNRIEEIGAGLVAEAPERDGNGALLVTGFVESHIHLDKACILDRCRNETGTLEGAIASVGTAKRNFTASDVYDRGKQVLDKAIVQGTNAMRTHVEIDPGIGLAGFDAVLALKTDYAWAVDLQICVFPQEGLTNYPGTQALLEEALARGGDLLGGCPYTDSDPNAQISILFEMAETHDVDLDFHLDFDLDPSWRHLDEIARKTIAHGWQGRVAIGHVTKLSAIPHADLMDVVALLKDAGIALTVLPATDLFLMGRGEDHLVPRGVAPAQVFHEHGVCCTVATNNVLNPFTPYGDCSLPRMANLFANVQQLSTKSELQACFDMVTDIPRRLINQSRRIVVGEAATFVALPALTGGQAVAEIARPLWGFKDGKMTFEQAPAMLFEPD; translated from the coding sequence ATGAGCGATTTGATCATCCGCAATGTCAGAATTCCGGAAACCGAAGGGCTTGTCGACCTTCTGATCGTCGGCAACCGGATTGAGGAAATAGGGGCTGGTCTGGTCGCCGAAGCGCCCGAACGAGACGGGAACGGTGCTCTGCTCGTAACGGGATTTGTGGAGAGCCACATCCATCTCGATAAGGCCTGTATTCTCGATCGCTGCCGCAACGAAACCGGCACGCTCGAAGGAGCGATCGCTTCGGTTGGCACAGCGAAACGGAACTTCACCGCCAGTGACGTCTATGACCGGGGCAAACAGGTATTGGACAAGGCGATTGTTCAGGGCACCAATGCGATGCGGACCCATGTGGAAATCGACCCTGGGATCGGCCTTGCCGGTTTCGATGCGGTTCTGGCGTTGAAGACGGACTATGCATGGGCGGTCGATCTGCAGATTTGCGTTTTTCCGCAGGAAGGCCTGACGAACTATCCGGGAACGCAGGCGCTTCTTGAGGAAGCACTCGCCCGTGGAGGCGATCTTCTTGGTGGCTGCCCCTATACGGACAGCGATCCGAACGCGCAGATTTCTATCCTGTTTGAGATGGCTGAGACTCATGATGTGGATCTCGATTTCCATCTCGATTTCGATCTCGACCCAAGCTGGCGTCATCTGGATGAAATCGCGCGCAAGACGATTGCGCATGGTTGGCAGGGGCGGGTGGCGATCGGCCATGTGACGAAGTTGTCAGCAATTCCACATGCAGATCTCATGGATGTGGTTGCACTGCTCAAGGATGCCGGAATTGCCCTGACCGTTCTGCCGGCGACGGATCTGTTCTTGATGGGACGCGGTGAAGACCATCTAGTCCCACGTGGTGTGGCCCCGGCACAGGTCTTTCATGAGCATGGCGTCTGCTGCACGGTGGCGACAAACAATGTGTTGAATCCCTTCACGCCTTACGGGGACTGCTCGCTTCCCCGGATGGCCAATCTCTTTGCAAACGTTCAACAGCTCAGCACGAAAAGCGAGCTTCAGGCCTGTTTTGATATGGTCACCGACATTCCGCGGAGACTGATCAATCAGTCGCGCCGGATTGTGGTTGGTGAGGCCGCGACCTTTGTGGCTCTGCCCGCGCTAACCGGCGGTCAGGCGGTCGCCGAAATCGCAAGGCCGCTGTGGGGCTTCAAGGACGGCAAAATGACCTTTGAACAGGCGCCGGCCATGCTTTTTGAGCCTGATTGA
- the hpxZ gene encoding oxalurate catabolism protein HpxZ translates to MEINIPEVQAEVTAMFHEYETALVSNNVETLDRLFFNAPTTIRYGGGENLYGYEEIAAFRSGRPNVDLARTLERVEVTTYGQDFATASTHYIKPSAPTKVGRQMQTWVRTPEGWKVVAAHVSMIEHPE, encoded by the coding sequence CTGGAAATCAACATTCCGGAGGTCCAGGCCGAAGTCACTGCAATGTTTCATGAGTATGAGACGGCGCTGGTCTCGAATAATGTCGAAACGCTGGACCGCCTGTTCTTCAATGCACCGACGACCATCCGCTATGGCGGCGGCGAGAACCTCTATGGCTATGAGGAAATTGCAGCCTTTCGCTCTGGCCGCCCGAATGTCGATCTCGCCCGCACACTGGAGCGCGTCGAGGTCACGACCTATGGCCAGGACTTCGCCACCGCCTCGACGCACTACATCAAGCCCAGCGCCCCCACCAAGGTAGGGCGGCAAATGCAGACCTGGGTGCGCACGCCGGAAGGCTGGAAGGTCGTTGCAGCCCACGTCAGCATGATCGAGCATCCTGAATAG
- a CDS encoding 5-formyltetrahydrofolate cyclo-ligase yields the protein METARWSGRNENKDEIRHQIWSGLVSGGVNVGPVDSRIPNFAGADQAALNLAQLPQWKAARTVKCNPDPPQIPVRLRALYDGKIVYAPVPELLKPYPFVRLDPEALEKAGIQFELAATSQGFVEHGEPVEFIDMEPLDFVVVGCVAVSRKGGRTGKGGGFADLELGIFRELGKLKADTLITTTVHSSQVVDDSSLVMMDHDSALHAIATELELIETRSPYPQPAGVAWDVVQPDQYRDIPFLETLRDQIQARKQEPT from the coding sequence ATGGAAACGGCACGTTGGTCAGGACGAAACGAAAACAAGGATGAAATCAGGCATCAGATCTGGTCCGGCTTGGTGTCGGGCGGCGTCAACGTCGGCCCCGTCGACAGCCGCATCCCAAACTTCGCCGGTGCCGACCAGGCGGCCCTCAATCTCGCTCAGCTACCTCAGTGGAAAGCGGCACGAACGGTGAAATGCAATCCGGATCCGCCTCAGATTCCCGTGCGTCTCAGGGCTCTCTATGACGGCAAGATTGTCTATGCGCCTGTCCCCGAGCTCCTGAAGCCCTACCCGTTCGTTCGCCTTGATCCGGAGGCCCTTGAGAAGGCCGGCATCCAGTTCGAGCTCGCCGCGACCTCACAAGGCTTCGTCGAACACGGCGAACCGGTCGAATTTATCGACATGGAGCCACTTGATTTTGTTGTGGTTGGCTGCGTTGCGGTCAGCCGCAAGGGTGGACGCACTGGCAAGGGTGGCGGTTTCGCCGATCTTGAACTCGGCATCTTTCGCGAACTTGGCAAACTCAAAGCGGACACATTGATCACGACGACCGTTCATTCGTCCCAGGTCGTGGACGACAGCAGCCTTGTCATGATGGACCACGACAGCGCCCTTCATGCCATCGCAACAGAGCTTGAACTCATCGAGACCCGGTCACCCTACCCACAGCCGGCCGGTGTTGCCTGGGACGTGGTCCAACCCGATCAATACCGCGACATTCCCTTTCTCGAGACACTCAGGGACCAGATCCAGGCCCGCAAGCAGGAGCCAACTTGA
- a CDS encoding AtzE family amidohydrolase, whose amino-acid sequence MTSFDSIQADATAIADTIKNTELTATDTASASLDRIKQLNPALGAFTDVTETKALSDAQEVDRQVATGSYLPLAGVPFAVKNLFDIEGMTTRAGSKINRTNPPAAADAFLVSRLKSAGAILTGGLNMGEYAYDFTGENIHDGNCLNPHDTSRMAGGSSSGSGSSVASGMVPIALGSDTNGSIRVPSSFCGLFGLKPTYGRLSRHGTFPFVGSLDHLGPMTRSARDLALVFDVLQGPDPMDPAQANKPFLATTTELRNGIDGLRIATAGGYFRNNAEPEALAALDAVAAAVGASREVEIPGAARARAAAYVITASEGANLHFDRIRSRPEDFDPDTRDRFLAGTMIPALWVQQAHRFRSWFRAMMSKMFENLNIILTPTTPFAALPSGTKTITLAGQVMPARPNIGLFTQPISFIGLPAVSVPIWLEGASLPIGVQVIAPAWREDLALRVAHHLQEIGVAKAPVAAL is encoded by the coding sequence ATGACCAGTTTCGACAGCATTCAAGCAGATGCCACCGCCATCGCCGACACGATCAAGAACACAGAGCTAACCGCAACAGATACCGCCTCCGCCAGTCTTGATCGAATCAAGCAACTAAACCCTGCACTTGGCGCATTCACGGACGTGACGGAGACAAAGGCACTGAGCGACGCGCAGGAGGTCGACCGACAAGTCGCAACCGGCTCCTATCTTCCTCTCGCCGGAGTGCCATTTGCGGTCAAGAACCTGTTCGATATCGAAGGAATGACCACCCGTGCGGGTTCCAAAATCAACCGCACCAATCCGCCAGCAGCTGCGGACGCATTTCTAGTTTCACGGCTGAAATCTGCCGGCGCAATCCTCACAGGTGGCTTGAACATGGGCGAATATGCCTATGACTTCACTGGTGAAAACATACATGACGGCAACTGCCTGAACCCGCATGACACAAGCCGCATGGCGGGCGGCTCTTCCAGCGGCTCAGGATCTTCGGTCGCCAGTGGCATGGTGCCCATTGCGCTCGGGTCGGACACAAATGGCTCCATTCGGGTTCCTTCCTCATTTTGCGGATTGTTCGGCCTGAAGCCGACCTATGGCCGCCTGTCCAGGCACGGCACATTTCCCTTCGTGGGAAGCCTCGATCATCTGGGTCCGATGACAAGGTCTGCTCGCGATCTCGCTTTGGTCTTCGATGTCCTGCAAGGGCCGGACCCGATGGACCCGGCGCAGGCGAACAAGCCGTTTCTGGCAACAACCACAGAGCTCAGGAATGGCATCGACGGGTTGAGAATTGCCACGGCAGGCGGCTATTTCCGGAACAATGCCGAACCGGAGGCGCTGGCCGCTCTAGACGCCGTCGCTGCAGCTGTTGGTGCGAGCCGCGAGGTCGAGATCCCGGGAGCTGCCCGTGCCCGTGCGGCAGCCTATGTGATTACGGCCAGCGAGGGGGCAAACCTCCATTTTGACCGTATCCGGTCGCGGCCGGAAGACTTTGACCCCGACACGCGCGACCGCTTCTTGGCCGGCACGATGATCCCTGCCCTTTGGGTGCAGCAGGCCCATCGGTTCCGCAGCTGGTTCCGCGCCATGATGAGCAAGATGTTCGAAAATCTCAACATCATACTGACGCCCACGACTCCTTTTGCCGCTCTGCCGTCCGGCACCAAAACCATCACGCTCGCCGGCCAGGTTATGCCGGCCCGGCCGAACATCGGCCTTTTCACCCAGCCGATCTCCTTCATCGGATTGCCCGCGGTGTCCGTACCGATCTGGCTGGAAGGCGCATCCCTGCCGATCGGCGTTCAGGTGATTGCTCCTGCCTGGCGCGAGGACCTGGCCCTGCGCGTGGCGCACCATCTGCAAGAAATCGGCGTCGCCAAAGCGCCGGTCGCAGCACTTTGA
- a CDS encoding DUF4089 domain-containing protein, with protein MSETFDAKAHVTHMQTLNDLTIEDDWRPEVEAHITATKKAADQLLSFPLDDAEEAASVFVP; from the coding sequence ATGAGCGAGACTTTCGATGCCAAGGCGCATGTCACTCATATGCAGACGCTGAATGACTTGACCATCGAAGACGACTGGCGCCCTGAGGTGGAAGCTCATATCACGGCGACGAAAAAGGCCGCCGACCAGCTTCTGTCCTTCCCGCTCGACGACGCCGAAGAAGCAGCCTCGGTGTTCGTACCATGA
- a CDS encoding isochorismatase family protein codes for MISVKAEPFSFDFEPSDVALIVIDMQRDFIEPGGFGETLGNDVSHMQRSIAPTKDLLALFRAQSWPVIHTRECHLPDLSDCPPAKRDRGAPSLRIGDPGPMGRILIKGEPGAEIIADCAPVDGELVIDKPGKGAFYATGLGERLEKLGIKSLVFAGVTTEVCVQSTMREANDRGYNCLLIEEATESYFPHFKTAALEMIRAQGGIVGWTAPLDALKNAVQGQFEGQIA; via the coding sequence ATGATTTCCGTAAAGGCAGAGCCCTTTTCCTTCGACTTTGAGCCCAGCGACGTCGCGCTGATCGTCATTGACATGCAAAGGGATTTCATCGAGCCGGGTGGCTTTGGCGAAACCCTGGGCAATGACGTCAGTCATATGCAACGGTCCATAGCTCCAACAAAGGATCTTCTAGCCCTGTTTCGCGCCCAATCCTGGCCAGTCATTCATACCCGCGAATGTCACTTGCCGGATCTGAGCGATTGCCCGCCGGCCAAGCGGGATCGCGGTGCGCCCAGCTTGCGCATCGGTGACCCCGGACCGATGGGTCGTATTCTCATCAAGGGGGAGCCTGGCGCAGAAATCATCGCCGATTGCGCCCCGGTCGACGGGGAACTTGTAATCGACAAACCCGGCAAGGGCGCTTTTTATGCGACCGGTCTTGGCGAGCGGCTGGAAAAGCTCGGAATCAAGAGCCTTGTCTTTGCCGGCGTTACCACGGAGGTCTGCGTTCAAAGCACCATGCGCGAGGCGAACGACCGCGGCTACAATTGCCTGCTGATCGAGGAAGCGACCGAAAGCTATTTCCCCCACTTCAAGACCGCCGCACTCGAAATGATCCGTGCCCAGGGTGGCATTGTCGGTTGGACAGCGCCACTCGATGCACTTAAAAATGCGGTTCAGGGCCAATTCGAAGGACAGATTGCATGA